Proteins from one Natrinema salinisoli genomic window:
- a CDS encoding transcriptional regulator, producing MSRSALVGNVTAMLEDAGFMVSERCAIRPKSFDIAARRGEDLILVKILANIDAFNQATGQEMRRLGTYLDATPLVIGLRSRDEDLKPDVVYFRHGVPVFSPDTAYNLFIEEVPPLIYAAPGGLYVNIDGDLLADEREDRDWSLGQLASELGVSRRTVSKYEDGMNASVEVAMDLEEMFEAPLTSPVDVLEGADDVHESEAMPDDPEADPDDEQVVAVLTRAGYSVHPTVRSPFTAVSEDEDDSDIVLTGHSEFTKAAEKRARIMSSIGQVTRTRSVYVVDRAKQDSVDGTALVERDELAKLRNADDLRDVIRERSEHEEAA from the coding sequence ATGTCCCGCTCCGCACTAGTCGGCAACGTGACCGCGATGTTAGAGGACGCGGGATTCATGGTGAGTGAACGGTGTGCGATTCGGCCGAAGAGCTTCGATATCGCCGCCAGACGCGGCGAGGATCTCATCCTCGTCAAGATCCTCGCCAACATCGACGCGTTCAACCAGGCGACCGGCCAGGAGATGCGGCGGCTGGGAACCTACCTCGACGCGACGCCGCTGGTCATCGGCCTGCGCAGCCGCGACGAGGACCTGAAACCCGACGTCGTCTACTTCCGACACGGCGTTCCGGTGTTCAGTCCCGACACGGCGTACAACCTGTTCATCGAGGAGGTCCCGCCGCTGATCTACGCCGCCCCCGGCGGCCTCTACGTCAACATCGACGGCGACCTGCTGGCCGACGAACGCGAGGACCGCGACTGGAGTCTCGGCCAACTCGCCAGTGAACTCGGCGTCTCTCGACGAACGGTCTCGAAGTACGAAGACGGCATGAACGCCTCCGTCGAGGTCGCGATGGACCTCGAGGAGATGTTCGAAGCGCCCCTGACGAGTCCCGTCGACGTGCTCGAGGGGGCCGACGACGTTCACGAGAGCGAGGCGATGCCGGACGACCCCGAGGCGGATCCCGACGACGAACAGGTGGTCGCCGTCCTCACGCGAGCCGGCTACAGCGTTCACCCGACGGTTCGCTCGCCGTTTACGGCCGTCAGCGAGGACGAAGACGACAGCGACATCGTCCTGACCGGTCACTCGGAGTTCACGAAGGCCGCGGAGAAACGCGCACGGATCATGAGTTCGATCGGGCAGGTTACGCGGACGCGGTCCGTCTACGTCGTCGACCGCGCGAAACAGGACTCCGTCGACGGCACCGCGCTGGTCGAACGGGACGAACTCGCGAAGCTTCGGAACGCCGACGACCTCAGAGACGTCATCCGGGAGCGTTCGGAGCACGAAGAGGCGGCCTGA
- a CDS encoding tRNA(Ile)(2)-agmatinylcytidine synthase — protein sequence MTIVGIDDTDSRERGMCTTYVAATIAERLRREESTVARLLLVRLNPAVEYKTRGNAALAIHTDCDPDRAFAVARDRLESLAETEDERTNPGLVVADHDPAERSIPDEIGRFTRTAIRDHLEPADAAALIDRHGYRSWHAGDGRGRIGALAAIGAWRALEEWTHEYISYREPDRWGTPRDVDHESVFAAAESGYPAVWDTVDRGEDETVCVPHTPGPILHGIRGDDPDAVRAVAERIESEPVATSRRFVTNQGTDVHLRDGSIEDVEDGRAYRLEGRVASEPETRRGGHVFVDLESPREAGSGDGNSENSDERLTCAAFEPTKRFRDRVRALRVGDRITACGEISEGTLKLEKFAVRDLVRTERVTPTCPDCERTMKSAGRDQGYRCRDCGTGTDGRVERPLERDLEEGWYEVPPCARRHIAKPLVRGGFDARTHPER from the coding sequence ATGACCATCGTCGGGATCGACGATACCGACTCGCGCGAGCGGGGGATGTGCACGACCTACGTCGCCGCGACGATCGCCGAGCGACTGCGCCGCGAGGAATCGACCGTCGCCCGCCTGCTCCTCGTGCGACTCAACCCCGCCGTGGAGTACAAGACCCGGGGCAACGCGGCGCTGGCGATTCACACCGACTGCGATCCCGATCGCGCGTTCGCGGTCGCGCGCGACCGACTCGAGTCGCTGGCCGAAACCGAGGACGAACGGACGAACCCCGGACTGGTCGTGGCGGACCACGACCCCGCTGAGAGGTCGATTCCGGACGAAATCGGTCGGTTCACGCGGACGGCGATCCGCGACCACCTCGAGCCGGCCGACGCCGCGGCGCTGATCGACCGCCACGGCTATCGGTCGTGGCACGCCGGCGACGGTCGCGGCCGGATCGGCGCGCTGGCCGCGATCGGGGCCTGGAGGGCGCTCGAGGAGTGGACTCACGAGTACATCTCCTATCGCGAGCCCGATCGCTGGGGGACGCCCCGCGACGTGGATCACGAGAGCGTCTTCGCCGCGGCGGAGTCGGGCTATCCAGCGGTCTGGGATACGGTCGATCGCGGCGAGGACGAAACCGTCTGCGTCCCGCACACGCCCGGTCCGATCCTGCACGGAATCCGCGGCGACGATCCGGACGCGGTCCGGGCGGTCGCCGAGCGCATCGAGAGCGAGCCCGTCGCGACGAGTCGGCGCTTCGTGACCAATCAGGGGACGGACGTCCACCTTCGTGACGGCTCGATCGAGGACGTCGAGGACGGACGCGCCTACCGACTCGAGGGCCGGGTAGCGAGCGAGCCCGAAACGCGCCGCGGCGGGCACGTGTTCGTCGATCTGGAGTCGCCGCGGGAGGCGGGTTCGGGAGACGGGAACTCGGAAAATTCGGACGAGCGCCTCACCTGCGCGGCGTTCGAGCCCACGAAACGGTTCCGCGATCGGGTGCGCGCGCTGCGAGTCGGCGATCGGATCACCGCCTGCGGCGAGATCTCCGAGGGGACGCTCAAACTCGAGAAGTTCGCCGTCCGCGACCTCGTGCGGACCGAGCGCGTGACGCCGACCTGCCCCGACTGCGAGCGAACGATGAAAAGCGCCGGTCGGGACCAGGGGTATCGCTGTCGCGACTGCGGAACCGGGACGGACGGGAGGGTCGAACGCCCGCTCGAGCGCGACCTCGAGGAGGGCTGGTACGAGGTCCCACCGTGTGCGCGTCGACACATCGCGAAACCGCTCGTCAGAGGCGGGTTCGATGCGCGGACGCATCCGGAGCGGTAG
- a CDS encoding glutaredoxin family protein yields MADITMYELPGCPYCAKVRSKLDELELEYDTIEVPRSHGERTEVEKVSGQTGVPVIVDEANGIDGMNESDDIVEYLEETYGSGAA; encoded by the coding sequence ATGGCAGACATCACTATGTACGAGCTCCCCGGCTGTCCGTACTGCGCGAAGGTCCGCTCGAAACTCGACGAACTCGAGCTCGAGTACGACACCATCGAGGTCCCCCGCTCGCACGGCGAGCGGACGGAAGTGGAGAAGGTCAGCGGCCAGACCGGCGTCCCGGTCATCGTCGACGAGGCCAACGGCATCGACGGCATGAACGAGAGCGACGACATCGTCGAGTACCTCGAGGAAACCTACGGCAGCGGCGCAGCGTAA
- a CDS encoding NCS2 family permease gives MGIADTLENYFGLAEHDSDVGTETIAGVTTFLAMSYIILVNPFILADAIEISGYSYLQVVQMIAIGTIIASAVAIFVMAFYANRPFGLAPGMGLNVFFAYTVVIGMGIPWETALAAVFVEGIIFIVITAIGAREYVIRLFPEPVKFSVGAGIGIFLLFIGLQEMGVVVPDEATAVALGDIATNPAALLGLFGLFLTFVLWARDVTGSIILGILGTSVAGWLAYYAGLASPSSVLPTALLSDEGQLSFAVVTSPQYDISPLLFAFVDGLRDIDPFTFTLVVFTFFFVDFFDTAGTLIGVSQFGGFLDEDGNLPDIDKPLMADAIGTTVGAMVGTSTVTTYVESSTGVEEGGRTGLTALVVGLLFLATLVLIPLIAMIPAYASFIALVVVGIIMLQGVLDIDWDDPAWAVSAGLTITIMPLTYSIANGLAAGIIAFPILKAAMGEFDDIRLGQWLMAVVLVGYFYVHTSGIVG, from the coding sequence ATGGGGATCGCCGATACGCTCGAGAATTACTTCGGACTCGCCGAACACGACTCCGACGTCGGTACCGAAACCATCGCGGGGGTGACGACGTTCCTCGCGATGTCGTACATTATCTTGGTCAATCCGTTCATCCTGGCGGACGCGATCGAGATTTCCGGATACTCCTACTTGCAGGTCGTCCAGATGATCGCCATCGGGACGATCATCGCGTCGGCGGTCGCCATCTTCGTCATGGCGTTCTACGCGAACAGGCCGTTCGGACTCGCACCCGGCATGGGGTTGAACGTCTTCTTCGCGTACACCGTCGTCATCGGGATGGGGATCCCGTGGGAGACGGCCCTCGCAGCCGTCTTCGTCGAGGGGATCATTTTCATCGTGATCACGGCGATCGGCGCTCGGGAGTACGTCATCAGGCTGTTCCCGGAGCCGGTGAAGTTTTCCGTCGGCGCCGGGATCGGGATCTTCCTGCTGTTCATCGGTCTGCAGGAGATGGGGGTCGTGGTTCCGGACGAAGCGACCGCCGTCGCGCTCGGTGACATCGCGACGAACCCGGCGGCCCTGCTCGGCCTGTTCGGGCTCTTCCTGACGTTCGTGCTCTGGGCGCGTGACGTCACCGGATCGATCATCCTCGGTATCCTCGGCACGTCCGTGGCCGGTTGGCTCGCGTACTACGCGGGGCTGGCCAGCCCGTCGTCAGTTCTGCCGACGGCGCTACTGAGCGACGAGGGCCAGTTGTCGTTTGCCGTCGTGACCTCCCCGCAGTACGATATCTCTCCGCTGCTGTTCGCGTTCGTCGACGGGCTCCGAGATATCGATCCGTTCACGTTCACGCTGGTCGTCTTCACGTTCTTCTTCGTGGACTTCTTCGACACCGCCGGGACGCTCATCGGCGTCTCGCAGTTCGGCGGCTTCCTCGACGAAGACGGAAACCTCCCCGACATCGACAAGCCACTGATGGCGGACGCGATCGGGACGACTGTCGGCGCGATGGTCGGGACGTCAACCGTGACGACGTACGTCGAATCCTCGACCGGCGTCGAGGAAGGCGGCCGAACGGGGCTGACTGCGCTCGTCGTCGGACTCCTGTTCCTCGCCACGCTCGTACTCATTCCGCTGATCGCGATGATTCCCGCGTACGCGTCGTTCATCGCGCTGGTCGTCGTCGGGATCATCATGCTCCAGGGCGTCCTCGACATCGACTGGGACGACCCGGCGTGGGCCGTCTCCGCGGGGCTGACGATCACGATCATGCCGCTGACCTACTCGATCGCTAACGGCCTCGCGGCCGGTATCATCGCGTTCCCGATACTCAAGGCCGCGATGGGCGAGTTCGACGACATCCGCCTCGGCCAGTGGCTCATGGCCGTCGTCCTCGTCGGCTACTTCTACGTCCACACGAGCGGCATCGTCGGCTGA
- a CDS encoding OBG GTPase family GTP-binding protein produces MGLEDEIEEIEDEIANTPYNKSTEAHIGRLKSKLAEKKEKLETQQSGSGGGGGYSVEKHGDATVALVGFPSVGKSSLLNSLTNAESETGSYEFTTLDVNPGMLNHRGANIQLLDVPGLIEGAAAGKGGGQQVLAVVRNADLIIFMLSVFELEQYDRLQEELYDINIRVDQEPPKVTVRPKIKDGIKITSSTEQDLDEDTIKQVIREHGYVNAVVNLQENVTIDRLVDGLMENREYIPSITCVNKVDLIDPDYKETVDEQLRERDLDPEEVTFISAEEEKGLDVLKDRIWERLGLIRVYMDKPGRGIDWEEPLVIEQGTTVGEAIEKLGGEMEERFRFARVTGSSAAHDQQQVGKDHVLEDEDVLKLILRR; encoded by the coding sequence ATGGGGCTCGAGGACGAAATCGAGGAAATCGAGGACGAAATAGCCAATACGCCCTACAACAAGTCGACGGAGGCCCACATCGGCCGGCTGAAGTCGAAGCTCGCGGAGAAGAAGGAGAAACTCGAGACCCAGCAGTCCGGGTCGGGTGGCGGCGGCGGCTACTCCGTCGAGAAACACGGCGATGCCACGGTCGCACTGGTCGGATTCCCGAGCGTCGGCAAGTCCTCGCTGCTGAACTCGCTGACCAACGCCGAAAGCGAGACGGGGTCCTACGAGTTCACGACGCTGGACGTCAATCCGGGGATGCTGAACCACCGCGGCGCGAACATCCAGTTGCTCGACGTGCCGGGACTGATCGAGGGCGCGGCGGCCGGGAAAGGCGGCGGCCAGCAGGTGCTCGCGGTCGTTCGGAACGCCGACCTCATCATCTTCATGCTCTCGGTGTTCGAACTCGAGCAGTACGACCGGCTCCAGGAAGAGCTGTACGACATCAATATCCGCGTCGATCAGGAGCCCCCGAAAGTCACGGTTCGCCCGAAGATCAAAGACGGCATCAAGATCACCTCGAGCACCGAGCAGGACCTCGACGAGGATACGATCAAGCAGGTCATCCGCGAGCACGGCTACGTCAACGCCGTCGTCAACCTGCAAGAGAACGTCACCATCGACCGGCTGGTCGACGGGCTGATGGAGAACCGCGAGTACATCCCATCGATCACCTGCGTCAACAAGGTCGACCTGATCGATCCCGACTACAAGGAGACGGTCGACGAGCAGTTGCGCGAGCGCGACTTAGATCCCGAGGAGGTCACCTTCATCAGCGCCGAGGAGGAGAAGGGCCTCGACGTACTCAAAGACCGAATCTGGGAGCGACTGGGTCTCATCCGGGTTTACATGGACAAACCGGGCCGCGGGATCGACTGGGAGGAGCCGCTCGTCATCGAGCAGGGAACCACCGTCGGCGAGGCCATCGAAAAACTCGGCGGCGAGATGGAAGAGCGCTTCCGCTTCGCCCGCGTAACCGGTTCCAGCGCGGCCCACGACCAGCAACAGGTCGGGAAGGATCACGTGCTCGAGGACGAGGACGTGTTGAAGCTGATTCTGCGGCGATAA